From Pan troglodytes isolate AG18354 chromosome 1, NHGRI_mPanTro3-v2.0_pri, whole genome shotgun sequence:
cacgggggctcacatctgtaatcccagcacttcagaacatcaaggcaggcaaatctctttagctcagaagtttgagcccagtctgggcaacgtgaggaaactccatctctactaaaattacaaaaaaattagacaggtattGCACTGtgcccctgcagtcccagctactcaggcggctgagacaggaggattgcttgagctccagaGGTCGAGGcaacagtgagctgtgatcgcccctgcactccagcctgggccacagagaccctgtcttagaatGATAAttaaaaggctgggcgtggtggctcacgcctgtaatcccagcactttgggaggccgaggcgggcggatcacgaggtcaggagatcgagaccatcctggctaacacggtgaaaccccgtctctgctaaaaacacaaaaaattagccaggcgtggtggcgggagcctgtagtcccagctacttgggaggctgaggcgggagaatggcgtgaacctgggaggtggagcttgcagtgagccgagatggtgccattgcaccccagcccgggtgatagagtgagacttcgtctcaaaaaaaaaaaaaaaaaaagctgtttttcACACAAAGcttacagagaaaaagaaactgaacagAGGGCTGCAGCCTGGCCCAGGCAGACAGCTGtgcccaccccaccaccccactGTGGCCAGAGGCTTAGTGACACTCACGGTGCTCGCCCCATTGTGGCCAGACAGAGGCTTACTGACACTCACGGTGGCTCGCCCCATTGTGGCCAGAGGCTTAGTGACACTCACGGTGGCTCGCCCCATTGTGGCCAGAGGCTTAGTGACACTCACGGTGGCTCGCTTCCGAAGGAAGGCATCCGCTTCATCCACGAAGAGCAGCAGGCTGTGGACGAgagggaggccaagctgggtgagAGTGACGCCAGGAGCAGCCCACAGCAGCGTCCGGCCACAGCGGGAGcaggccaggcaggcagatccccaCGGGGTCAGGCTCTGCCCCATCAGGAGCCCTAAGTCCTGGACCTGACAGAAGCTGATCCACCGACAGAAGCAGACTCTGCCCCGCAGGCTTCACCCCCACCCAGCCCAGTGCAGCACTGGTGGCCGCTTAGAGTCCACGCCAGGGACAGGTCTTCTAAAGTGAAAGGTCAAAGGCCAGAGGGGAGGGTGCCAACCATGAGGATCGTGGTTCCAACGAGGACAGCCAAGGCCACAAGGGTGCCCGGGCTGTGCCCTGCGTGGGGTCACTGTGGGACCTATTGAAGGGAGCGTGCCATGCTGTCTTCAGCTAACTTTCAAATGGTTCTAGAAAAGGGAACCAGTGCCCACGCCCACCTGCAGGCGTGTTGGAGGGAGGGCGGCTGTGGAGGAGCCTCCCCTGCAGCTGTGAAGACCCCTCTCCCCCTGCACCCACCCACCTCCCTTCTGCCCTGAGTATCCCACTGGCAGCCTCCACACGCTGGGGGCCTCGTGTCCACCAGGGTCCACACTCAGGGGACTTTCCCTCCGAGGCTCCGAGGGACCCTCCATTGGGCCTCCTGCGTGGCCACAAGGACAGAGCTGCAGAAAGACAGGGTCCCCAAGAGACACCTGGACCCCCTTCCCAGAAGGCAGCCTGCTGGGCCGCAGCCAAGGGCCTGGTGCGTGCTGTGGGGACGTCTCACCCGCGCCGGCTGGTATTGGCCCAGTCAAAGAGCTTGTGCATGGCGGTCACACCTTCCCGCCCCATGGGGGCCACGTCCCCGCCTGTCATGATGGCGTAGTCCATGCCTGAGTGCAGGGCGAGTTTCTGGACAGGAAGAGTGAGGGGAGACAGAACAGATGTTCCCTCCGCCTCTGAAAAGCCTGCACACTCCACCTGGAGTGTGGAGCCCCTGCTGGGCGTCCCTGCCTGGCATCCCTGCCTAGAAGCCACAGCCTGCCAGACAGGAGACGTCCTCTGCCTGGAAGATGGGAGGCGCTGCTACCCACACCAGCACCCTGAGCCTACACGAGGGTGGGCAAAGGCCTAAGGGGGGTCCATTCCCAAGGCGGCTGAGGCCCCCAGACACCTGCAGGCAGGTGACACCCCAGCGGCCCCTGGACCACCTGTTCAGCCAGGCGCTCTCACCTTGGCAAACAGCGTCTTCCCGGTGCCTGGTGGCCCGTACATCAGGATGTTCCTGTACAGGCTGCGGTTCTTCTTGGTGTTCCTCGTTGCTATGGCGATGTCGCGCACCCGTGCTTCCAGGCTGGGCTGCCGGGGAAGACGGGGGTTTGGAGGAGATACTGTGCACCCATGGAAGCCTCAGGGGAAGGGGCTGCGGGAATGCCCGGGTGCAGACTCCGCTCCTCGGGAAGCCTCCCAGCTCACGGGCAGCCTATCTATCCCCGGCACAGTCCAAGCAGTTGCATCTCAGGAGCCAAAAGCTCCTGGGCGCCACCACGAGCGCTAACAAGGGCCACAGCCCGGCCCAGCTCCGGGGTCCCCCCCCCGCGCCTCCCGGGTCCCAGGCACACCGACTTACACTCAGCACAACACCCTCCAGCGCGTCCTGGGGTCGACTGAGGAGCCGCCGGCTGACCTGCCGGAGGAGAAGGGGAAGCGCCACTGGGTCACCTGCCACAGCCACGGAACAGCCACCAACGCACACACAAGCTCAGTAACACGCAGAAACGGAGCTGCCCCAAAGCACAGCCAGGACCGGCCCGGAGCTGGAACCCCGCCCCGCCGGGAGACCAGGCGGCTATTGCTGGGATTAGGGGCATTTTCCGGTTCCTTATTGGCTTTTATTTCCTTAACCACCTACCCAGTGACCTGTGGAGACCCCACCACCCCCGTGTGGAAAGCAGGCACCTCGGGGGCTGATGAGCGGCGCGGCTCCCCAGGGAGGCCACCAGATGCTGTGGCCTGTAGCAGCTTCCCCGACAGACGGCCGCACACCCAAGTCCCGGGTCTTGCAAGGACCCCGATGTGCTCCCAGGCCCCATCAAGAGCCCTGAGCAGGGGACACCGAGGCAGACAGGGGAAGGGTCTCACTGATGCAGACCCCTAAGGTACAGTGCCGGACAGGAAAACCCACCCGTGAAGCAGCGTGCGGGTGCCCATTATCCggggaaagggaagggatagGAGTGTATGCGTGGGCTGTGCTCGTGGGGCAGAAGGGACTCAGCCAGGCACTGGCACTCAGGGAGGGCCAGGCCTGCGCCGCTACCTGGATGGGGTGCCGCAGCGCCTCCAGCACCGTGATGCGGGACGTCTCCCTCACTAGGGACGGCTTCCCCAGCCGAGCCTCGATGAAGCGGCCGGCGACAAGCGTGGCATTCTTGGCTGAGTAGACCCCGACAGCCAGCAGCGTCAGCCCAGCCACCTGCAGCAGAGACACCGCACTGGCGCACCGGCCCCCACCGTCCCTCCCTCTTAAGAGTGGGAGATGCACGGGGCTGCCCCCACCCTCTCTCCGCCTGAGGGAGAAGCACAGGGCCGTGTGCTGGCCCCACAGGAACCCGAATTCCCGGCCCCGAATCCCACAGCCACGCGGTTACAGGAGGCAGGTGGGGCAGTCACAGCGCCCTCACTCAGGGCCATTTTCTCTGCAACTGGCAGCATAAATCCTAGAAAGCCTGGGTCACTGAGCGGGGCCCTGGGCAGACCCAGCCGGATGTCACAGAGCCACACCCTCTGGTACATTCTTGGCCACTAAAAATGGTACTTTATTCCTGGAAAACAAGACTAACCCAAAATCTCTAACtcgttttaaaaatcaattaggctggctgggcacagtagctcaggtctgtaatcccagcactttgggaggctgaggcaggtggatcacctgaggtcaagagttcgagaccagcctaaccaaactggagaaaccccgtctctactaaaaatacaaaaaattagctggccatggtggcacgtgcctgtaatcccatctacttgggaggctgaggcaggagaatctcttgaacccggaaggcaaaggttgcagtgagctggacccgcgccactacactccagcctatgcaacaagagcaaaactctgtctcaaaaaacaaacaaacaaaaaatgaattagGCCAGGTCCGGTGGCTCacccgtgtaatcccagcactttgggaggccaagactgcgggatcacttaaggtcagaagttcgtgaccagcctggccaacatggtgaaaccccatctctactaaaaatacaaaaattggccgggcctggtggcacaagcctatattagctgagtgtggtgacgtgagcctgtaatcccagtcactcgggaggctgaggcaggagaactgcttgaactggggaggtggaggttgcagtgagccgagatggcaccattgcactccagtctgaccacagagcaagaccctgtctctaaaaacaaacaaaagtcaacGGCGCATTAAGCAGCTCCGTCATTTCCTCACATGACACCGTCTCACCAACATGGTGGCAACACCACCTGCAACATTCACCACCACACTGACCAGGCCACCGGCAGGTGCTGCAGTCACAGCAGTGGGCGCCGGCACCATGACAGAGCAAGTGCCCACTCAGTGCcgggcacctactgtgtgctgggcggGGTGGGGACGGAGGACACAGCCATGTGCGACGTGGGGCGCCACCACAGCAGGCCGGAGGCTGGGCACAAAAGAGTGAGGCTTTAAACGAGAGAAGAATCTGTGAACTTCAAACTCTCAGGGTTTTATAAGGAATAAAGAAGGTTTTTGCAAAATGGAGTCAGGGttgccttctgttttttttttttttttttttgagaagaagcctcactctgtggcccaggctggagtgcagtagcgtgatctcgactcactgcaagctccgcctcctgggttcaggtgattctcctgcctcagcctcttgagtatctgggactataggcgcccgccaccgcgcccggctaattttttgtatttttttagtagagacggggtttcaccgtgttagccaggatggtctcgatcccgaaatcgtgatccgcccgcctctgcctctgcctcccaaagtgctgggattacaggtgtgagccacgactatcgacaatttttttcttgagacaaggactttgtcgcccaggatggagtgcagtactGCGATCTCAACTCAGTGCAGCTGCAACCTccccgggcttaagtgatcctcctacctcagcctcttgagtagtgggaccacaggggccgccaccacacccagctaatatttgattttttgtagagatggggtctcactgtgtggcccaggctggcaaCTGCGTTTTCTTCTCCCAGCTTGAGAAGGGAGGAGAAGCCGAGCCCAGCAGGTACAACGTGGGCTTCCTCCCTGCTGGGAGAACTACAGGGCTGTGCAGAGCCGGCAGGGACAGGACCTGGGGCTCCAGGAGGCCCCCACATGCTGCCCCTCAGCCACCTGCCAGCCCTGTTTTATGAGTATGTTTACCGTGGCTGTCACTTTGTCCCAGTCTGTCACAAAGGCACGGAATCCTTCCCCAAACAAGGTGCCAGCCGTCCTGCGGGGAAAGCAGTGGTGTGACCAGGAAGGACACGAAGATCCATGCCACGCAGCGAGAGCAGGTTGAGGGTGAGGCCCTGACATGGCGGCCCGGCCTTGCCACGACAGAGGGGCAGTGCCCCCACCAAGGAGTCAGCCTACGGCGGCCAGGCCTGGAAGAGCTGGAGAGCGCCCTGGGACCAGCGACTCACACCTGCGGGGCTCCGTCTGTGGCCGGCCCGGGCCTCGGCAGTGCTCACCTGATGGACTCCAAGACGGTCTGACGGTGCTCGGCCGCCTTCAGGCGGATCTGCTCGCGGATGATGTCTGCATTCTCCCGCTCGGCCTTGGCGCGCGCCCGGGCCTCGGCCTCCACTCGCAGCATCTCGTTCTTGTGCCGCAGCTCCATCTCCCGCTCCACGGTGGCTGCCCGAGAGACAGGGCAGCTCAGCACCATGCAGTGCAGCACGTCCACCTCCACCCACACTGTGGACCGGCCCACGCCACGGACCGGCCCACGCCACGGACAGGCCCATGCCAACAACAGGCTAAGGCCACGGACAGGCCCAAGCCACAGACCGGCCCACGCCATGGACAGACCCACGCCACGGACCGGCCCACGCCACGGACAGGCCCACGCCACAGACAGGCCCATGCCACAGACCGGCCCACGCCACAGACAGGCCCACGCCACGGACCGGCCCATGCCGCCAACAGGCTAAGGCCATGGAC
This genomic window contains:
- the LOC457200 gene encoding ATPase family AAA domain-containing protein 3B isoform X4, which translates into the protein MSWLFGINKGPKGEGAGPPPPLPPAQPGAEGGGDRGLGDRPAPKDKWSNFDPTGLERAAKAARELEHSRYAKDALNLAQMQEQTLQLEQQSKLKEYEAAVEQLKSEQIRAQAEERRKTLSEETRQHQARAQYQDKLARQRYEDQLKQQQLLNEENLRKQEESVQKQEAMRRATVEREMELRHKNEMLRVEAEARARAKAERENADIIREQIRLKAAEHRQTVLESIRTAGTLFGEGFRAFVTDWDKVTATVAGLTLLAVGVYSAKNATLVAGRFIEARLGKPSLVRETSRITVLEALRHPIQVSRRLLSRPQDALEGVVLSPSLEARVRDIAIATRNTKKNRSLYRNILMYGPPGTGKTLFAKKLALHSGMDYAIMTGGDVAPMGREGVTAMHKLFDWANTSRRGLLLFVDEADAFLRKRATVSVTKPLATMGRATVSVTKPLATVGWWGGHSCLPGPGCSPLFSFFFSVSFV